ATGTCCCGCCTCCCACGTTTCTCCACGCTTACGCGTGCTTTCCGTCGTATGCACACAGAGGGCCGACAAATCGACCACAATGGCCCATCCACCCCTCCCCCACACCATTCCCCGCCCGCCGACCCTGCAGCCCacgctcctcttcctcaaccaGTTATTACCGACGCGCCTCCTCTTGCGACCCCCGAACCCCGTTTCacaagaaagggaaagcCCATATTCACCCGACCTGCTCGTCAAGTCACCGTTCATCTGCCCAGCGGTTACCCCGAACCGACAAAgtaccctcctcctccagagTACTATGAAGGTCTCGAAGAAAAGCGGAAAGAACCCCACCCGCTCTGGCAATTCTTCCACGTACCTGTAAAGTCGCAAGGAAGGCCTTCAGAGGTTTACCCGAATCAGGGATTTGGTAGTTTAGAATCGCTCGCGCCGGAAGATGCAAACTTGCATAGTGGTgagtcttcttttcttgaaTTTTTCCTTGGGGTTATCCCCGGGTAATAGAAATGCAAGTGCTGATGCGGCATAAAAAGGTCGAGCTTGGACAGCAGCAGAGTTGAGACAAAAGAGTTTCAAGGAACTCCACACTCTGTGGTATGTTCTTTTGCGAGAGAGGAATGTGCTTGCTACTCAGAGGGAAGAGCGACGGAGGTTGGGTATCGGATCAAGGGTGGATGGTGTCTTGAACGCCAAGCGTGGATTCCGAGTAAGTATTTGTTTGCAACATTTTATTTTTAACGCCATCGACTGATTCAAATATTAGTGCCGAAAATCAATGGCGAGGATCAAGTACGTCCTCAACGAACGCCGTCTCGGTCTCATTGCCGCTGCCGGCCCTCATCTCCCCATCGACGCCCCTCACATTCCTTGGTCATCATCTCCTACTACCGACCCTGCAGGAGCTACCGCTGCTATCCGAGGCGAACGTCCCGACTCTAAACGTATTGCCGAGTTTGAAGGTGCCGGTTTTGGTGGTAGCAGGCAAGCAGAGTCGTTCatcgaggatgaagacgttgcggaggaggaggttgaggccCGGGATGAAGGTTTCGGAGGCGGCAAGGAGGCGGAGAAATTTGTagatgaggttgaagtCAAGGATAgcaaggtggagaagaaggagtagAATGGTGCATTAAATGCACTTTTTCCGTCATTGCCCTAATACTTTTTTAAAAGGCACTGAGTCTAAGTGTCCATTTCAAATTTACTATCGACTGATTTTTCCTTGATTTCTGCTTACATGTCATTGAATTCATCTCCAAAAGTTAACGATATAACATGCCATTAAATAATGTACTAATAACCGAACGATAGGATGTTCTACAATAGTACAAGAACAAGTAATCTAAACCCGATCAAAAAAATTATCCGCCCATTCATTCACGTCCAAACGCATTTTTGTCTTGTTAAAGATTATTAACCCTACAGAAAAAGGATTCCAATGGAGTATTCGCTTTTGCAGATGCTGGCTATGGTTGACAGAACCTTCTTGTCGGCTGTATCCTTGACGAACGAATAGATGGCGCTTTTGACTTTTGCGGACAACGGTTGGATGGTGATGTGGGTGTTGTGATCAGACAGGTTGTTGCAGAGGACATTTCGGAATAATATAGGGAGCATATGGAGTGTCTTGCGATTTCCTAGGGAATAACAGAAGACGAACTCAAAGCAAGAAGTCATTGACTGTCATTGGTTAGTGCAAGCCGAACTCAATAGGGAATAATCTGGTCTTCAAAACAACTTGAACAATTCCACGTAGTGGAGAAGCACCCCCACAATATGACTATCATACTCCTGCATATCAgtccagcttcttcaatgcCTCTGCATGCGATATTCTGAAATGGTCACATACAATTATTATGGTATTTTGCATTTGTGTACAACAAGGTGGAGGCAAACGACGTCACGCGCGGGCGAAATAAAGACCACTGGCCGGCACCGACAGACGATGAACGAAGCAAGCGCAACTTGACTCTCTAAATAGGCTCACAACCATCGCATACACCATCTAAAGACTTATATCCTCATGCCCTCGAGCAATCACTCGAGTGCCTCATCTCCAAGTAAGCGAGCGTCTATCCACGACATTACCGAAGCCGGTCCCTCCGTCCAATCACAACGATCTCGCATTTCGTCCctttcctccgcctccagCTCAGCCTCTCGGAAGGGCAAAGACCGAGCAGTAGTGCccgatggagatgatggggatAGTGAATTAAGTGGAACcgagagtgaagaggaagatagtgaggaggaagataatgatgatgatgatgatgaggaagaggaggaggaagaggagaaggaggaggagaaagaggagaatcaGCCCTCTGAAAGGAGCGGACATGAGTCGGAGAACAAAGACAGATCAAGCATCAACGAAAAGTCaagcgaagatgatggcgaacaagtggaagatgaggaagaagaagaagatagtGAGGAATCGagtgacgaagaggaggaggaaccGTGAGCCGTCAGCTACTTTATAAGGTCCATGACTAAATCCTTGTATAAAGAGCACTCAAGTATAGCAGATTAAAAGGCCGGATACCAGAGATCTTAGCCAAAGACACTGCAGCTACCATATCGGTGTCTCCAAGATCTGTTGTTAGTTCTGAAGACTATGATTCCACGTTTCTACGAACTGACTAGTTATACAGGCTCTAGGAACTCATAACGGGATGGTTCACATCTTGAGTTATGAAGGCGTGAAAATCAACTCTTTCAGGCCGCACGCAGCGAGTGTAACGTGTTTGCGTATGGATGAGAGTGACGACTTTGTCGCAACGTCCAGTGTTGAAGGTGGGccgtcttctccctccAGTCCCTCGCTATGACTAAAGATTGTGAAATAGGCCGTGTGGTGATCCATTCTCTCAGCACACCTGAATCTTATGCTTTTGACTACAAGCGTCCCATGCGTGCCGTTGCCCTTGAACCGGATTTTGCCAAAAAGAAATCTAGAGCATTCGTTTGTGGTGGTATGGCTGGCAACTTGATCCtgcaggagaagggatggatgggGTACAAAGAACAAATTCTCCATTCTGGAGAGGGACCTATCTGGGCGATTGAATGGAGGCGGAACCTCATAGCTTGGGCGAATGACCTTGTAAGACCAAAGGATATGCTGACTGGATTCCTGCTAAAACGTCAATCTAGGGAGTCAAGATCTACGATACCAACACCAGTCAACGAATAGGTTACATCGATCGTGGTGCATCTGCTCCTCGTGCCGAGCTCTTCAAATGCACTCTTCAATGGAAAGACGATCAGACTCTTCTAATAGGTTGGGCCGATCACATCAAGATTGTTCGCGTCCGCTCCCGTCCTTCAAGTCAGGCTTCTGGAAATCTCCCGCCCTTGACGGTCGAGATGACGGCCATCTATCAAGTTGATTGCATGGTCTCTGGCATTGCGCCGTTTGGAGGCTCATACGTTATACTCGCATACATTGCACCTGACAGATATGAAAACGAGGCTACGGATGATCCCATCGAACAGCGTCGGAAGGCGGCAAACCGACCAGAACTGAGGATTATCGATAAAGGCGAAGAAACCAATGCTGACGCCCTGAGTCTAGCCAATTATCACATGTATGGCTGCAATGACTATTCTCTGGTCAAATCTCAAAAAcctggagaagaagcgttCTTGGTCATTAGCCCTGCAGATGTCATCGTGGTTAGACCAAGAGATGAGGCTGACCATATTGAGTGGCTagtggaaagggaaagattCCAAGAGGCGTTGGAAGCAGCGGAGGACatgcagaagaagcatgGGAGTGCGTTCGACATGAAGGGAATTGGGTTGAAATACATGCGACACCTCGTGAGCAAAGGTAAGGCATAAATTGCCCAAGAAAATCGTCATTATACTGATTGACATTGTAGAGCAATTTGATCCAGCTGCAGAGCTTGCACCGAAAATCTTGGAACAGGATGCAACGGCGTGGGAGAAGTGGATAGACATTTTTGTGCAACATCAACAGTTGCCTGTAAGCATTTTTGCCGTTATACATACTAGATTATACTGATTAATGATATTCTAGGCCATCATTCCATATATCCCGACGCAAAGGCCTAGGCTAGGAAGACGTGTGTACGAGATGGTATTTACGCATCTTTTGATTAACGACAAACAGGCAAGTCCCAAATAATCCGGAATAACGGGACTAATACCTAGACCAGGCTCTTTTAAAAATCATCACATCGTGGCCGACGGAGATTTATGATCTCACAACGCTGGTTGAAGCCATCCAAGGAGAGCTGCAGGCTTCCCATGATGACCCAATTTTATTAGAATGCCTGGGTGAATTGTAAGTGAAAATCCTCGAAATAAATTTTATTTCCGCATGCACTGACAGCTCTGTCATAGGTATCTTATCAACCGCCTTCCTGCTAAAGCTCTTCCATACTTCCTTCGTATCGGCAAACCATATGTCTTTGAGCTTATTAGAGAACACAATCTTTTCACCGCGATTCGAGACCAGGCTCTGCAACTGATTACTTTTGATCAAGAACGAAAGAAAGCTCGGAATAAAGTGGAGAACCAAAGAGGCGAGAAGACCGATGATACAGAGATAGAGAGTGTAGAAGGCGACAAGAGCAAGCATGGAGCTGCTATTCAACTTCTCGTTGATCATGTCCACTCTATCCCCGTGAGTCAAATTTTTGCCTAGTTAGTTATATACTGACAAGTCTTTTATCAGATCGACAGAGTTGTGCATCAACTTGAAACTAAACCCCAGTATCTGTACATGTATTTGGACGCCCTTCTGGATAAAGATCCACAATACTCTTTACCGTATGGCGACAGGATGGTAAGTCAATCGTTATCGTGAGGCTTGAGCATTCCAGTTAATTTGATTAGGTCGAGCTCTACGCTGCATACGATGTAGACAGACTGATGCCTTTCTTGCGTACAAGTAACTTCTATGACCTCGAAAAAGTGCGTCATATCTATTATTATATGAATACTGCTCACCATCAGAGCCACTTTTAGGCTTATGCTATATGTAAAGAGCGTGACTACGTTCCAGAAAT
Above is a genomic segment from Cryptococcus deuterogattii R265 chromosome 8, complete sequence containing:
- a CDS encoding vacuolar protein sorting 41; translated protein: MPSSNHSSASSPSKRASIHDITEAGPSVQSQRSRISSLSSASSSASRKGKDRAVVPDGDDGDSELSGTESEEEDSEEEDNDDDDDEEEEEEEEKEEEKEENQPSERSGHESENKDRSSINEKSSEDDGEQVEDEEEEEDSEESSDEEEEEPALKYSRLKGRIPEILAKDTAATISVSPRSVALGTHNGMVHILSYEGVKINSFRPHAASVTCLRMDESDDFVATSSVEGRVVIHSLSTPESYAFDYKRPMRAVALEPDFAKKKSRAFVCGGMAGNLILQEKGWMGYKEQILHSGEGPIWAIEWRRNLIAWANDLGVKIYDTNTSQRIGYIDRGASAPRAELFKCTLQWKDDQTLLIGWADHIKIVRVRSRPSSQASGNLPPLTVEMTAIYQVDCMVSGIAPFGGSYVILAYIAPDRYENEATDDPIEQRRKAANRPELRIIDKGEETNADALSLANYHMYGCNDYSLVKSQKPGEEAFLVISPADVIVVRPRDEADHIEWLVERERFQEALEAAEDMQKKHGSAFDMKGIGLKYMRHLVSKEQFDPAAELAPKILEQDATAWEKWIDIFVQHQQLPAIIPYIPTQRPRLGRRVYEMVFTHLLINDKQALLKIITSWPTEIYDLTTLVEAIQGELQASHDDPILLECLGELYLINRLPAKALPYFLRIGKPYVFELIREHNLFTAIRDQALQLITFDQERKKARNKVENQRGEKTDDTEIESVEGDKSKHGAAIQLLVDHVHSIPIDRVVHQLETKPQYLYMYLDALLDKDPQYSLPYGDRMVELYAAYDVDRLMPFLRTSNFYDLEKAYAICKERDYVPEMVFLLGRMGNNKQALMLLIERLGDVERAIEFAKEQADEDLWEDLLAYSESRPDFIRALLEHVGAEINPIRLIGRIRNGMEIPGLKPALVKILQASNLQVSLLEGCQHILNGDCAGLMGQLQKGQTNGLKASSTSTCAVCSKPAFTNQPSLVLIYLCRHLVHAECVLPEGIDLPVRQENASVVYLLADEGRMGRHGGASWKTRNLGARLGYAAAVRVRVKQCPVCEQAGTLDKGHLT